CTGGCCCCGCGGGGCGGTCATCTCGCTGCTGCCACCGACGCGGAGCTGATCCTGCATGCCTATCGAGCCTGGGGCGAAGCGTGCGTGCAGCATCTGCTCGGCGATTTTTGCTTCGCCCTTTGGGATGGCCGCCAGCAGCGCCTGTTTTGCGCCCGCGATCATTTCGGCGTGAAGCTGTTCTACTTCGCCCAAGCCGGCAACACCCTGGTGTTCAGCAACACGCTCAATGTGATTCGCCAGCACCCGGCCGTCTCCCGCCGGCTGCACGAACCTGCCATCGGCGACTTTCTGTTGTTCGGATACAACGTCGACGCTGCCACCACGACTTTTGCAGATATTCGCCGCTTGATGCCGGCGCAGATCTTGACTGCCAGCGGGACACAGGTTCACGCACGCCGCTATTGGCAGTTGCCCATCACCGAGCCGTTGCGTTTCACCCGGCCGGCGGACTGCGTTGATCGCTTCAAAGAACTGCTGCAACAGGCGGTGACTGACCGGCTGCGCACCGATGGCCTCACGGTGTGGATGAGCGGCGGCCTCGATTCCACCAGCGTGGCGGCATTGGCAGCCGCCCGCCAGGTCGAATCCGGCCGGCCTGCCACGCTGACCGCCATGTCGGTCTACTACGACGACTTGATTCCCGATGACGAACGCGAGTATGCCGAGTTGGCCGGCCGCGCGCTGAATCTGCCGATTCACTTCTTGCCGGGCGACCGCTACCCGCTGTTCGAGGGCGGCAGCGCAACTGCCCCACATTACCCCGAGCCGGTGGAAGAACCCATGACCGCGCTGCTCACCGACCAATTGCAGACCAGTCTCGCCAACGGCAACGTGGTGTTGACCGGCGACGGCGGCGATGAGCTGCTGTTTCCCTCCGGTCTGGCGCAGATGGCGCGCAGCCTGCCGCTGCCGCAGGTGTGGCACGACGCGTGTGCTTATGTCCGCAGCCACAAGGAGCTGCCGCCGTTGGGATTGGGTCTGCGCGCCAAGCTGCGCGCGTGGCGGCAACGAGCGCCGGTGGCGGACGACTATCCCAACTGGCTCAATCAAAGCTTCGCGCAGCGCTGCGGCTTGCCGGAACGTTGGCGTGCGGTGACACGGCCCAAAGCCGAGGTCAGGCATCCGCTGCGGCCCGGCGCGTACTACCGCCTCACCATGCCCTATTGGCAGAGCGTGCTTGAATTCAATGACCCGGGCGTGACCGGCGCGCCGCTGGAGTTTCGCCTGCCCTATCTCGATCTGCGATTGGTGAATTTCACGCTGGCGCTGCCGCCGCTGCCGTGGTTCGTGGATAAGGAATTGTTGCGCCGTGCCACCGCCGGCCTGCTGCCGGAGAAAGTGCGGCGCCGTCCCAAAACCGCGCTGCGGGAAGACTCGGTGGTGAATCTGCTGCAGCGGGAAGAAATGCCATGGCTGGATGATTTCACGCCCGTGCCAGCGCTGGCGGAATTCGTGACGCGCGCCGCCGTGCCCAAAGTCACGGGCCGCCCGCTGAACGACGGTTCGGATCCCTACGTGCATCTGCGGCCGTTTGTGCTGAATCGCTGGCTGCAGCACATGCAAGCCTGAGGGAACAGCTCATTTGGAGTGACATTGTGTTGATCAAACTCTTGGAATGGTGATGACGATGAGCAGCAATGACAAAAACACCCCGAAGAAAGCCTATCAGCGGCCACGGTTGGTGACCTATGGCGCGATTCGCGAAATCACCCAGGCGGTGGGCATTTATATGCGCCGTGACGGCGGCACCGCCAACATGATGAAACGCAGCCAGGCCACGAATCCCTTCGGTTAAACCAATGATGCCCACCGCCTCTTTTCACCCGTGCGGCGTGTGGTGAGCGTGCCCGCCGCAATCGCATTCAGGGACGGCGCGAGCCACCCGCCACTTTCAGATCTTGACTCGACTCCGGTCACCATGTGGCAATATCTGCTGTACGGCTTGGCGCTGCAATCCAATCAACCCATTCCCGGATTGGTGAATGAAGCAACGGCAACACCGGCAGCGATCGGGGTGCGCATTTGGTTTGCCGAAATGCCGCCGGCGCTGACCGCGGCTGCTGCGCAAACCGGGCGAGTCTGGCAGGAAAACGCCGGCTGGAATGATCACGGCCATCCTGCCGCCCGCCACCGCGACGAAGCGCAGCAGAGGTATTTCCGCATGGTCTTCAGCGACGGCGTGGAGTTTATCATCAACCGCAACGGCCGCGAGCTGGGCGTGACCTGGCCAGCGCAGTCTTCCGTGGAAGATGCCGCCACCTATCTCGTCGGCCCGATCATGGCCGTGATCCTGGCCCTGCAGCAGATCACTTGTTTGCATGCCAGTGCCGTGGCCATCGGCGAAGGCGCCGTGGCCCTGCTCGGCCCGTCCGGATCCGGCAAGTCCACCACCGCCGCTGTGTTTGCCCGTCTCGGCTATCCCGTGCTTGCTGATGATCTCGTGCCGTTGCGCCAGCGCCAGCACCGCTTTTGGGCGCAATCCGGTTATCCGGGTTTGCGCCTCTGGTCCGATACGGTTTCCGCATTGTTCGGCTCTGCCGAGGCCCTGCCGTTGCTGACGCCGACGTGGGACAAACGCTATCTTGCTCTCACCGCGCCGGCCTACAAGTTTCACCGGGAAGAATTGCCGCTCACGGCCATCTACTTTCTCGATGAACGCAATCCCGGCGCCACTGCCGCCGTTCAGCCGCTCGCGCCGCGTGCCGGACTGCTGGCCCTGCTCGCCAACAGCTACGTCACCCAGGATCTTGATCCGCAGCAGCGGCCGCGGGAATTCGAGCTGCTCAGTCGCGTGGCCTGGCACGTGCCGCTGCGCCGGGTGCAACCGCCGGATGATCCCGCCCACTTGCCGGAACTGTGCGCGGCCATCGTGCGCGACGCCGGCGCTTGCCGCGCGCACGCCACACCAGCACCTCTGCCTTCGCATGTATAACCTGTTCGACTACGGCGACATGATCGCCGATCGCGTGCGCTTCGAGGCTTATGGCAAGGCCCTGCGCCAGGCCCTGCGGCCCGGCGCGGTCGTGCTCGATCTCGGCACCGGCGCCGGCATCTTTGCGCTGCTCGCCTGCAAGCTGGGCGCGGCCCGCGTCTATGCCCTCGAAACCAATGATGCCATTGCCGTGGCGGCCGAGTTGGCCCTGGCCAACGGCTGCGCCGATCGCATCACTTTCATTCAGGAACTCTCCACCGCGGTGCATCTGCCCGAGCGCGTGGACGTCATCATCTCGGATTTGCGCGGGGTGCTGCCGCTGCTCGAACAGCATCTGCCTTCCCTGGTGGATGCGCGCGACCGGCTGCTGGCGGAGGGCGGCACACTCCTGCCGCGCCGCGATACGCTGTGGGCCGGCTTGCTGGCCGCGCCCGAGTTGCACCAACGCCACTTCCGGCCCTGGCAGGAAGATCTTTTCGGATTGGATACGCGGCCGTGCCAGCGCCTGCTCAGCAACCTCTGGCTGCGCGTGCAAGTCGAAGCCGGCAAGCTGCTCACCGAGCCGCAATGCTGGGGCACTCTGGATTACCGCACCCTCCTCGATCCCAACGTCAGCGCAGAACTGCATTGGCGCATGACGCAGCCGGGCACGGCGCACGGCCTTTGCCTGTGGTTCGATGCCGAGTTGGCGGAAAACGTTCGTTTCTCCAACGCGCCGGGCCAGCCCAAAACCATCTACGGCCAGGCCTTTTTTCCCTGGCCGCAACCGGTGGCACTGGCCGCCGGCGATGAAGTCGAAGTGACGCTGCAAGCCACGCTGGTCAACGATGATTATGTGTGGCAATGGCAAACCCGGGTGTTCGATTCCAGCCAAAGCGGCGCCGCCCAAGTGGAATTCAAACAGTCCTCGTTCTGGGGCGCGCCGCTTTCGCCGCAGCAACTGCGCAAACGCGCTGAGACTTTCGTGCCGAGCCTGAATGAAGACGGCCGGATCGCGCAGATGCTCTTGAACCGCATGAACGAGAATCTCGCTTTGGGAGAAATCGCCCGCCAACTCAGCCGGCAATTTCCGCAACGCTTTCCAAGTTGGCAGGCGGCGCTTACCCGCGTGGGAGAGGCGGCGAGGGTTTACAGCGAGTAGGTGAGGCGAGGGGGAAAGGGGCAAGGGGATGGGGGATAGGGGCAAGGGGCGAGGGGCGAGGGGCGAGGTTTGGCCCTTTGGGGCATATTTGGTCGTTGATTGTTGCTATCCTTTTGCCCTCTGTATTTTGCCTCTTGTTTCGCATCATACGCTGCGCCATGCCGTGCGGATCGATCGCGGGTTGCGGTTGGTTTGGCAATGCAGCCGCGGCTGGACGGTCGCCAGTCTCGCTCTGGTGTTGGCGCAAAGCGGCTTGCCGCTGCTCGGCCTGTATTTCACCAAACAGATCATCGATGCCGTGACGCTGGCGCTCAACGCCGGCGCAGGCGGGGCAGCGCTGCAGCCGATTCTCTTCTGGGTTGGTTTGGCGGCCGGCGCCGCGCTGCTCACCGAGATCTTGCGCTCAGTCGGCAATTTCGTCGGTCAAGTCCAGGCGCAGGTGGTTGCCGATCACGTGCATCATCGCCTGCACCTCAAATCCATCGGCCTCGAGCTCGCCTACTATGACAATGCCCGCTATTTCGATGCCTTGCATCGCGCCCAGGAAGACGCGCCCTTCCGGCCGCTCAGTCTGGTCAACGGTCTGCTGCAGGCCGGACAAAGCGGGTTGTCGCTGCTTGCCATTGCCGGTCTCTTGTTCGCCTTCAGCCCGCTGCTCGTCATGATCTTGTTTGCCGCCACGCTGCCCGGCTTGTTCGTGCGCCTGAAATATGCCGGTGCCGTCTATCGCTGGCAGCGCCGCT
This genomic stretch from bacterium harbors:
- a CDS encoding asparagine synthase-related protein; translation: MSGIVGILQLDGAPVEGRLLQNLTEAMAFRGPQAQAIWVQGRVGLGHALLPTTLESQREQQPCSLDGEVWITADARLDDRAGLQQRLAPRGGHLAAATDAELILHAYRAWGEACVQHLLGDFCFALWDGRQQRLFCARDHFGVKLFYFAQAGNTLVFSNTLNVIRQHPAVSRRLHEPAIGDFLLFGYNVDAATTTFADIRRLMPAQILTASGTQVHARRYWQLPITEPLRFTRPADCVDRFKELLQQAVTDRLRTDGLTVWMSGGLDSTSVAALAAARQVESGRPATLTAMSVYYDDLIPDDEREYAELAGRALNLPIHFLPGDRYPLFEGGSATAPHYPEPVEEPMTALLTDQLQTSLANGNVVLTGDGGDELLFPSGLAQMARSLPLPQVWHDACAYVRSHKELPPLGLGLRAKLRAWRQRAPVADDYPNWLNQSFAQRCGLPERWRAVTRPKAEVRHPLRPGAYYRLTMPYWQSVLEFNDPGVTGAPLEFRLPYLDLRLVNFTLALPPLPWFVDKELLRRATAGLLPEKVRRRPKTALREDSVVNLLQREEMPWLDDFTPVPALAEFVTRAAVPKVTGRPLNDGSDPYVHLRPFVLNRWLQHMQA
- a CDS encoding 50S ribosomal protein L11 methyltransferase, translating into MYNLFDYGDMIADRVRFEAYGKALRQALRPGAVVLDLGTGAGIFALLACKLGAARVYALETNDAIAVAAELALANGCADRITFIQELSTAVHLPERVDVIISDLRGVLPLLEQHLPSLVDARDRLLAEGGTLLPRRDTLWAGLLAAPELHQRHFRPWQEDLFGLDTRPCQRLLSNLWLRVQVEAGKLLTEPQCWGTLDYRTLLDPNVSAELHWRMTQPGTAHGLCLWFDAELAENVRFSNAPGQPKTIYGQAFFPWPQPVALAAGDEVEVTLQATLVNDDYVWQWQTRVFDSSQSGAAQVEFKQSSFWGAPLSPQQLRKRAETFVPSLNEDGRIAQMLLNRMNENLALGEIARQLSRQFPQRFPSWQAALTRVGEAARVYSE